A segment of the Synechococcus sp. CBW1002 genome:
ATCACCGCCCAGACCCTGCCCCTGGTGCTGGAGGCCGTCCTGGCGGCGGGCTTCAGCGCCGAGAACGTGGCCTACGGCATGGGCGGCGGCCTGCTGCAGCAGCTGAACCGAGACACCCAGCGCTTTGTCTACAAGGCGTCCTGGGTGGAGCGTTCGGGCCAGATCCTGCCGGTGCACAAGCGCCCGATCACCGATCCGGCCAAGACCAGCAAGGCCGGCGTGCTCGATCTCATCCACACCGGTGGCACCTACCGCACGATTGTGCGCCCCTTGCCCGGGATCCATCCCGACTCCTGCCTGCAGACCGTGTACGAGAACGGCGAGCTGCTGAACCGCTGCAGCCTGGATCAGGTGCGTGAGCGGGCCGTCCTCGGCTGAGGGCGGCAGCAGCAGGTCCATCCAGTTAGCCCTCTTGCCCTGGGGGAGAGACCTTCGCCTGCTCAGGGATCGCCGGCACGCGCGTCCCTCACCTCGGTGCTGGAGTGCAACAACTCCGGTTGCGGTTCTTGCGCAGCAGAGCTGAACCGGGCATCGCGGCCATGCTGCAACGAGCTGAGCAGATGCGAACGAAAAACAGAAGATTCCGAATACTCTCGGATCGCGCTTGATCCCAGCACTGAACTGCTGTTCTTGCCCATGGGCCCACGCCCACCCCGGCTGGCGAGATGCGATATCTCTTCACCAAGTCCCACAGCCACAGACACCAATCCTGTCCCTGTCGCCGCCAATCGGAACCAACCAATCTGGCAGACGCATGCCATGCAAAAAACCGACGCGGGATTCAACACTCGAATCGCCGGGCCATTCCATCCCCTTGGCAATTTTATTGAAGCCAGCGAAAAGAGCGGCGCAACTGCTCCGCTCCATTTCGATCACACCAACGACCGTGGGCAAAGACGAGCTGTTCTGGATTCCAGTCCAGCAAACGCCTCAAGGAACGCCGGGCATCCTGTTTTCGAGGACAGAAGGCCAATCGCAGATCCAAAGGAGCCTGCCCATCCGGCTCAACACAGCCCCCCACCCGCAGCAGAAAACCGTACTGCCAGCTCACTTTGTTGAGCCTGGAAACCTCAAAGTTTTCAATGAGGTCAGTCAGAATCAGAGTGGAACTTTTCCGATGGAAAAACACAACTTCATCCAGATATAGATTGCCAGCAAAAATCATCTGATCCAGATCCTGACCCCACTCAGGAGGAGGAGCATCCCGCAAGTCAGCAGAAAATGCCACATCCATTTTCTGCTTGATCACCCGCTCACGCACACCTGGGGAGACCCAGGCAATGGCTCCAGGATAAGTCTTGAGCCAAGCACCAATATGGACATAGTGGATCTTATTCGGAGATATCAAGTGCCGAACAGGCCCCAAAGAATCCACCTGTTCCTTAAGGGCAGGGCTGAACGCCGTTGGCGAATGGCACCACAGATCGCCATTGCCCAGGCGCACAATGGTCATTCGAGTCGGAAAGGGAACCCTCAGCCCGTACAGCAACATCTGCACGACTGGGCCGTCAACAATCCAAATATCCTCACCAATCTGCTTAAGGGCACCTCGAAAAATTCGGGATCTTCGGGATCCGGCAATTGAGACTCATTGCCACTTCAGGCCAGGCTTGAGGGCTCCGTCTTGGTGGAGGCAATTTTTCGAGGTGCCCTTAAGAGTGTCGACGGGCTCGTACAAAAAGCTGGCAGCGCATTGCATGGCAGACAACCCTGGTCACAGAGATTCCTGGAACCTTGGTAGCAATCCGCCTCCTGCCCCGCCAGGGATTGTGAAACCGCTTCATCCAAGCCCAACTTGTCTGTTGATGTGGGGGTTTGAACCATGCTTGTCCGACCGTTTCAACATGATCTCCACGGAAGTCGGGCAAGATTCAACGGGGGCATCCCGCCGAGTGGTGTCAATCCTGAGGACCAGGCCAAGCCTATCTACGATTCAGCCACCGGTGAGCTGGCGCCGCTGCCTGGCAGCGGCACCGCCGGTGAACCCATCCCTGCTCTGGTGCGCCAGGGTCTGCAGAAAGTCGATGGTGAATGGCACCTGATCGATGCCACACACACCCTGTTCAAATTGTTGCGCTTCAGGCGATCCCGGCATTCGACGCTGGCAGGAGCGACGGGATGCAGGGCAACGGCCTTGGCAAGAGTGGCCAGGGGCCCGCTGCTCGATTGGCAACCAACTGCTAGGCAAGCAACGGCACCAAGGAGCCCGGAGCTTGCCGCCTAATCCAGAGCATCCATGCAGATGGACCTGTGGAGCATGGCGTCCACGCCTTCAGCGCTCCCGGAGCCCCACTGGAGCCCATGCAAGGCTTCCAGGATTGACTGCAGGACTATGACCCCAGCAGAGCCGTGCACTCCTGACGCTCGTGGAGGGCATCCGTGAGCTGCATGCGCAGACGAATGGTCTCCGCGAGATGCTCGGCGTCGTCCGCAACGCCGCTGAAGCGGGCCGAACCCCAGGTCTGCAGCCAGGGAAGGCCGATGAAATACAACCCCGGACTGTGAGTCACTCCGCGATCGTGGGCCGGATAGCCAGCGCCATTGAAGACCGGCAGATCGATCCAGCGAAAATCGGCCGCATATCCCGTGCACCAGATCACCGCAGCGAGGGGCTCCTGGTGGAGAGCCACGCTGTCTGCGCCTGCTGCTGGCGGGTGCCAGCAGGGCTGGTAGGGCGCTTCCTCAGGAGCCTCAATCCCTTCCCGTTGAATGTAGGCATCGATGCTGTCACGGATACGGCAATACACCGCATCCGCCTGATCCAGATTCGCAGCCAGATCGCTGGAAAAGTGGATCTGTCCGTCAGCGAAACCGAGCAGTCGACCATGCAGCACCATTCCATTGCGGGCATGACGTCGCAGGTCAATGTCCCGTCCCCCGTCTCGGCCAGTGAGGTAGTGATTGGTCTTGTGGCGCACCAGCCTGGGCTCGGGGTGCTGATCAATCGGCATGGCGTAATAGCCCATGCGATCCAGCCAGTCGACCACGTCCTTGCCGCGATAGCGGCGCGGTGAGCGCGGTGCTGAGCCCACACTCAGATGCACTCGGCGGCCGGCAAGAAACAGATCCTCAGCGATCTGACAGCCAGACTGGCCGCTGCCGACCACCAGCACGGGTCCGGCCGGCAGTTGGTCAGGATTGCGATAGTCGCGGGCATCCAGCTGGACGACGGAGCTGGGCAGCCGCTCCGCCTGGGGATGGCGCTTTGGCTTGTGGTAGCCACCGGTGGCGACAATCACGTGCTCCACTTCGATCTCACCGGCATTGGTGGTGAGCGTGTAGGTGCCGTCACGCCAGCAGAGGCGCTGCACACTCACTCCCTCACGCACATCTGCAGCAATGGCTGCGGCAAATCGGCGCACGTAGGCCACGATGTCGTCACGCACCATGAAGCCTTCCGGATCCTTCCCGTCGTAGGGAAAGTCCGGCAGCCGGCACTGCCAGTTCGGGGTGACCAGGCAGAAGGAATCCCAACGCTGCCGTTCCCAGGCGTGGCCGACCTGGTGCTGTTCCAGCACCAGGGGCCGGATACCACGCCGCTGGAGGCAGGCTGCTGCCGACAGGCCGGACTGGCCGCCCCCGACCACCACGACGGGATGCCTGGGCGGCAGAGGAGCCGAGGGCTGCAAGGGTGCCAATCAAGAGGAGATCCCAGTTTCCCTGCTGGCGACTCAGGGGCCGGTAGCCATTGCAACCTCTGGACGGGCTCAGCCGGGTTGCGACCTCCAGGGATTCGGTCGCATCGGCCACATAAAACAAAACGAAACACGTGGCAGGGTTCGCCCTGGATTCCGCCACCAGACAACCTCACCCCATGCCCGAAGTCACCCGTCCCGCCAACCAGCCGGGCGATTTTCTCGTTGATTACGAAGAGAAAGTCTTTCCTGATGTCCAAGCGGAGCCCGGGGAAAAAGCCCTGGTGACCTTTCACACCGTCGCCTTCGAAGGTTCGATCGGCCTGGTCAATCTTCTTCAGGCCAGCCGGTTGATCACCAAGGGCTTCGAAACCTCGATTCTTCTGTATGGCCCGGGAGTCACGCTGGGGGTTCAACGGGGATTCCCCAAGCTGGGTGATGCGGCCTTTGATGGCCATCTCAACTTCAATGCCCGGATCCAGAAGTTCATGGGCCAGGGTGGCAAAGTCTACGCCTGCCGCTTTGCCCTCCAGGCTCTGTACGGCCACGGCGAAGGGGCGCTGATCCCAGGCATCACCCCCATCAACCCCCTTGATGTGCTTGACATTGTCTTGATGCACCGCAAGGAGGGGGCCTTCATCCTCGACACCTGGACCCTCTGAGATCTCTGTTTCAGACCTTTCGGATGTCTCCCATGGTCAGCACGATCACCGTTGCGGCGGCGCAGATTCGTCCGGTTCTGTTCAACCTTGAGGGGTCCGTGGCCCGGGTGCTCGCGGCCATGGAGCAGGCGGCTGCGGCAGGGGTTGAGTTGATCGTCTTTCCGGAGACATTTCTTCCCTATTACCCCTATTTCTCCTTCGTGGAGCCGGCCGTGCTGATGGGTGCTTCCCATCTGCGCCTTTATGAGCAGGCCGTGGTGATTCCCGGACCGGAGATCAGCCAGATCTGCTCAGCCGCCAGCCAGCACAACCTGCATGTGCTCCTGGGGGTGAACGAACGGGATGGCGGCAGCCTCTACAACACCCAACTGCTGATTGATGCCTCTGGCACGATTGTGCTGAAGCGCCGCAAGATCACCCCCACCTACCACGAACGCATGGTCTGGGGGCAGGGGGATGGCGCCGGGTTGCAGGTGGTGCCGACCGCCCTGGGCCGCATCGGTGCCCTGGCCTGCTGGGAGCACTACAACCCCCTGGCCCGCTTCGCCCTGATGACCCAGGGGGAGGAAATCCACTGCGCCCAGTTTCCCGGATCGCTCGTGGGTCCGATCTTCTCCGAACAGACCGCCGTGACCCTGCGGCATCACGCCCTGGAGGCTGGTTGCTTCGTGGTGTCGTCCACCGCCTGGCTGGATCCGGCCGACCATGCCGTGATCACTCCCGATCCTTCCCTGCATCGTGCCTTCCAGGGGGGCTGCCACACCGCGGTGATCAGCCCGGAAGGCCGCTATCTGGCCGGCCCACTGCCGGAGGGTGAAGGACTGGCGATCGCCACGCTCGACACCGCCCTGATCACCAAACGCAAACGCATGATGGACAGTGTGGGGCACTACAGCCGTCCCGATCTGCTGGGGCTGCGGATCAACGCAACGCCGGCCACCCAGGTGGACCCGATGCTGATCCCAGGAGCAGCTCAGGACAGCCACGCTCCGTCAGGCGCCACGGTGCAGGTCGCTTCCGCTGAGGCCCAGACCCATGGCTGATGCCTCCAAGCCGGCTCTGGCCAGCCAGAACCTCGGGCGTTTCGTGACGGAGCTGCAGGTGCAGGGGCTGGTCGACCCCGCCGTGGCCGGCAACCAGGGGCGCCGCGGTGGAGCCGGTCCATCGGACCATCGCGCCCTGACGATCGCGGGCACCACCGTGATGGTTCCCGTCTACAACGCGGTGTCCCAGGACTCTCCGTTCCGGCTGGAGCAGGCTGCCGATGGAGCGGTTGCCGTGACCGACCGGCCCGGCACAAAACTGGCCGCCGTGGAGCCTCCGCCACAACCACGCTTCTACGGCCTCTCCACCACCGACGGCACCCCCTACAGCGCCATCGCCCTGCTGCATGGCCGCGATGTGCTGGCCACCACCCTGCTCCAGACCTGCATCCGCTTTCGGGATCGCAGTCAGTCGTGCCAGTTCTGTGCCATCGAGCAGTCGCTCGAGGACGGACGCACCCTGGTGCGCAAGACCCCTGAGCAGGTGGCGGAGGTGGCCGAGGCGGCGGTGCGGCTCGATGGTGTGCGCCAGCTGGTGATGACCACCGGCACTCCGAACAGTGACGATCGGGGGGCCCGGCTGATGGCGGAAACGGCGGCGGCGGTGAAGGCGCGGGTGGACCTGCCGATCCAGGGCCAATGCGAGCCCCCGGATGATCCGATCTGGTATCTCCGCATGAAGCAGGCGGGGATTGACAGCCTGGGAATGCACCTGGAAGTGGTGGACGAAGCGGTACGGCGTCGTGTACTCCCGGGCAAATCGGAGCTCAGCCTGGAGCGCTATGTCGAGGCCTTCGAGCAGGCTGTGGCCGTGTTCGGCCGCGGGCAGGTGAGCACCTATCTGCTGGCCGGCCTGGGCGACAGTGCCAGCACCCTGATCTCCTGCAGCGAACGGCTGATTGCGATCGGTGTCTATCCCTTCGTGGTGCCCTTCGTACCCATTTCCGGTACACCTCTGCAGCACCACCCGGCCCCGAGTGCCGACTTCATGGTCGAGATCTACGAAGCCGTGGGCAAGTTGCTGGCCGAGTCCAACATCCGTTCGGACCGCATGGCCGCCGGCTGCGCCAAATGCGGCGCCTGTTCGGCCCTCTCCCTGTTTGAAAACGCATCCTGAGCCATCCCCGGTTCCATGTTGTTCATTGATCCCAGCAGCCACGACATCGGCCGCAGCACCACCTCCGCTCCGGCCGCCTTTACCCCCTCGGTGCGCTGGGGCATGGCACTCGATGCCGAGGATTTCCAGCTCTCCCCGACGGCCAGTTCCGAGGAGTTTTCCTTCCATGTGCTCGGATCGGGCTCCAGGCTGCTGCCGAGCTACTGGGATCTGCGCAGCAGGATCTTCTGCGAGGAGCAGCACCTCTTCGAAGACTCGGATCGCGATGAGCTCGATGCCAGCGCCTACCCGATTGTGGCTGTGTCCCATAGCCATGCCCGCGCCGGTGAGGCCGTTGGTGTGGTGCGGATCGTGGAACTCAGCCCGCGGCTGTGGCAGGGCGGCCGGCTCGGGGTCGATGCCGATTTCCGCCGCCACAATCAGATCGGCAAGGGGTTGATCTGGAAGGCTGTCACCACCGCCCATGGCTGGGGTTGTGATCGCTTTCTCGCCACCGTGCAGCGTCAGAACGTTCCCTTCTTCCGGCGGCTGCACTGGCGCTCGCTCGAGCAACTCGACATCCGCGGCATCTCCCATCACCTGATGGAAGCCGATCTCTCCTATTACCGGCCCTCGCTGGAACGGCGACCGATCGCCCAGGCGGCATGACCCCCGCCGACCTGCAGGCACTGACGCTGCGGCTGCGGCAGCACCCGGGCCTGCGGGGGAAGGAGGAGATCCAGGCTCCGGCGAGAACTTTCCCGCCGTTGCCCTTTCCCGAACTGGGGCCAGCAGCGGCCCTGGGCGATGACGCCGCCCTGATCCCCGGCGTGACCGGCCCCCTGCTGCTGGCCTCCGAAGGGATGGACCCCCAGCTGGTCGACGACGACCCCTGGTTCGCCGGATGGAGTGGAGTGCTGGTCAATCTCAGCGATATCGCCGCCATGGGCGGCAACCCGCTCGCTGTGGTGAACAGCCTTTGGGCGACCGGTGAGCAGCATGCCGAGCGACTGCTGGCGGGGATGCGCTTCGCCTCCGACACATTCGCCGTTCCGATGGTGGGCGGTCACACCAATCTGCACAGCCCCTACAACGCGCTCTCGGTGGCTGTGCTCGGAACCACGCCAGGCCCGGTGCTCTCCGCTCGGGCCGCCCGCCCGGGGGATCGCTGCCATCTGCTGGTCAATATCAAGGGGCACTTTCATCGCCATTACCCCTTCTGGGATGCCGCGACTGAGGCGGAACCCGCCCGGCTGCGCCGCCATCTCGCTCTGCTGGTGGAGCTGGCCGGTGCCCGCATCGTGCATGGGGCCAAGGACATCAGCATGGGCGGCCTGGTGGGCACGGCCGTGATGTTCGCCGAGGCGGCACATTGCCGCCTGGAGCTGGATCTTGAGGCGCTTCAGCCGCCAGGCGGTGTGGAGCTCGAAGCCTGGCTCACCTGCTTCCCCAGCTATGGCTATCTCCTGGCAGTGGATCCGTCCCAGTCGGCAGCGCTGCGGCATGCCACCGGGATCGATCCCGATCTCCTGTGCGTGGAGATCGGCAGGTTTCAGAGCGGTGATGCCGAGCTTGTGCTGAGTGCCGCAGGGGCGTGCCAGCGGGTGTGGCACCAGCAGGACCCACTCACCGGTTTTGGCGCCCTGAACGATCTTGGCCAGGAGCATCTGTGACCATGGGCACGGCGATGCACCTGGGGGGCTGGGAGCATGGCCGGAGCCCTTGCCCGATCGCCTGGTGCCAGAAGTTCACCTCACTCTGCAGTGGCCCGATGGCCTGAGCTCCCAGCTCTATTCACCCTCCACCGTGATCCTGGAGCACCTTCCCCCCGGCGAACAATTGTCCGTCGGCGACTTGCAGACCCGGGGGCTGGAGGGTCTGAAGCAGGCCTCTGAACGGGTGAGGGCGCGCTATGGATTCGCCTGCACGCGCACCGATGAGGAGGCCCTGAAACTGCAACAGACCCTGGCGGACTACAGCGCCGACCAGATGGTGACGATCCAGTCGGGCGACTGAAGGGCCCACGACTCCCTTCACCACCCCCACTTTCACTGAACGACCTCGCTCTGATCTGCTCGCTGAGACTCCCCTCGTTGTGACATCGAAGCCACCCCTGCCCCCGTTTGACCGTGACAGCGCGACCCAGAAGGCCCGCATGGCCGAAAATGCCTGGAATTCCCGCGATCCCGCCAAGATCGCCCTGGCCTACAGCGAAGACAGTGTCTGGCGTAATCGATCGGAGTTCATCCAGGGGCGCCAGGAGATCGAAGCGTTTCTGAAACGCAAATGGGCCCGCGAACTCGACTATCGCCTGATCAAGGAAGTCTGGGCCTGGCACGACAACCGCATAGCCGTGCGTTTTCAGTACGAATTTCACGACGACTCCGGCAACTGGTTTCGAGCCCATGGCAATGAGAACTGGGAGTTCGATGACCAGGGCCTGATGCGTCGTCGTGAGGCCAGTATCAACGATGTTCCGATCCGCGAAACGGATCGGCTCTTCCTCTGGCCCCAGGGCCCACGCCCGGATGATCATCCCGGCCTGACCGACCTGGGACTGTGAACCCGGCGGATTCCGACCTGCAGGATCACCCCCTGGCCGGTGCCATCACGGATCTGCCGGCGCTACGGCTGTTCATTGAACACCATGTGTTCGCCGTGTGGGACTTCCTCCTGCTGGCGAAGGCGCTGCAGCGGCAGCTTGCCTCCAGGTCTCGCTTCGCTCCGTTGCCCGGCTCCGGCCCATCGCCCCGTTCAGATGCGGCGGTGGCGGTGATCGATCGGATCGTGGCGGAGGAGGAGTGTGATCAGGCGCCTGCCAATCCTTTAGGTGCCAGCCATCTCAGCCATCTGGAGATCTACCTGCTGGCGATGCGGGAGGTGGGGGCCTGTACGGCACCGATCGAGCAGTTGCTGAGCCGATTGCGGGGGGTTGAGGCCTGGACCTTGAGCCCTGCCGAGCTCGCTGCTGCCCTGGAGGGTCTACCGATCCCCCAGCCTTCACGGCGCTTCATGACTTTCACCTTTGAGGTGATCGGCTGCGGTGAGGTGCTGCCGATGGCGGCGGCTTTCACCTATGGCCGTGAGCTGCTGGTGCCGTCGTTGTTCCAGGCCCTGTTGGAGCGGGCTCTGATTGCGCCGCAACGGGCTCCCTCCCTGCACTGGTATCTGATGCGGCACGTTGCCATGGATGGTGACGACCATGGCCCTACCGCCCTGGCGATGCTGAGTGAGCTCTGCGGCGGCTGCTCCTCCAGGCTTCAAGCCACCCAGGCGATGGCCCGACGTGCCGTGCTGGCCCGCAGGCAGTTCTGGGATGACATCCACCGGGCTCTGGCCCCGGTGCCGCTGCCCCTTGGATCGAGCCTGGCAACAGCACGACCAGCCATCCGTCGCGCCAATGCTGCCTGAGCGGCATGGCATGAAGCCAGAGGAACGGATCCATCAGGATTCCATGGCTTCAGGATTGGATCGTCATGGACGCGATTGTCGGTTCTTGAAATCTGCGTTGACCCATCACGCCTACGCTGGAGTCCGGTTGGAGATGAAGAGCACTGTGACCGAAGACCAAGCCCCGCTGGATTACGACCAGGATCAGGTTGCCCAGCAGTACCAGGAAGCCAAACAGCAGCTCTGGCGTTCACGAATCGAGGAGCCGTCACTGATGCGGCTGATCGGAGACTTACGGGGAAAGCGGGTGATCGATGCGGCCTGTGGCGAGGGGTATTTCACCCGTAGGTTGCGGAAGGCCGGAGCGGCAGAGGTGGTGGGCTTCGATGTCTCCGAACGCATGATCGAACTGGCCCGCTCCCAGGAGGCCCATGACCCGCTTGGGATTGCTTACCGGGTGGAGGATGCACGCACCGTGGTGCCGCAGCAGTCCTTTGATCTCGTGGTTTCGGCCTGGCTGCTGGTCCATGCCCAGACGCGCGAGGAACTTCAGGAGTTTTGCGACGGAATTGCCTCTCGCTTGCGGCCGGGAGGGCGCTTCGTGACGCTCACAACCAACCCCGATGTTTATTTCTTCAGGCCCAGGCCGGATTACCGGAAGTATGGATTCGAGATGACCCTGGCAGAGCATGTGAAAGGCGGAGCCCCGATTCGCTTCACCATGCACCTCGAGAAGGCCGATCTGGAGATTGTGAATTACTACTTGCCGCTAACGGACTATCGAGAAGCCTTCCGCAGGGCGGGGTTTCGTGATTTTCAGCTGCATCCACTGCACTTGGCGCCTGATCGTGATGACAGGGCGGATTGGGAGGACTTCTTGAAGAACCCGATCATGATTCTCTTTGATTGTGTCAAGGCGGAGTGACCAGGAATCATTCACTCGGGTGCTGCAAAAGCCGAATGATTTTCCTCCTGCCAATTCACATCCTGCAAGTCGCGGAACACCTGGCGCACGCCCACACCCCAGGCGCTGCTCAGTTCCGCGAACTCGGCATCGCCATCGCCGAAGCGGCGGCGGTGGGTGATAGCCAGGCTGTCACGCTCATAGGCGATCAGATCGATCGGCATCCCCACCGAAAGATTGCTGCGCATGGTGGAATCGAACGACACCAGCACACATTTGGCCGCATCCGCCAGCGAGGTGTCGGCGTGAATCACGCGGTCGATGATCGGCTTGCCGTATTTCGCCTCGCCGGTCTGGAGAAACGGCGTATCTGCGCTGGCTTCGATGAAATTTCCCTCGGCATACATCCGGAACAGCCGTGGCGCTTCGCCCTTGATCTGGCCGCCCACCAGAAACGACGCATTGAATCCACTGCCTGAGGCTTCCAGGTAGGCGGCATCACGCTGCTGGACCTTGCGCACCACATCCGACACCAACAGCATCACATCAAACATCGTGCGCGCCGTCCACAGGGTGTCGCCCCCATTGCTGTCGTCGGCCCGCTGGCGCAACAGGCTGATCACCGCCTGGGTGCCGGCCAGACTGCCGGAGCTGAGCAGCACCAGCACCCGATCGCCGCTGCGCTCGAACACGGTCATCTTGCAGAAGGTGGCGAAATTATCCAGACCCGCATTGGTGCGTGAATCCGAGCCGAACACCATGCCGGCCTGCAGGAGAACGGCTACGCAATAGGTCATGTGGCCCACACCTGGAAAGATTCCAGTGTCGAGGAACCGAACGTGGTGGGGAAGGCCCCATCGGCCGCATCTCGGCCGCGGGCGATCAGGATGCGCCCGATTCGCGGAGGATTGCTACGTGGATCGAACACAGACCAGCCATCGTCGAGGTAGGCCTCGAACCAGGCTGAGAAGTCCATGGCCGAGTGGGGCGGCCGCACCGCGATGTCGCTCAGGTAACCGGTGCTGTAGCGAGCCGGAATGGTCATCCAGCGGCAGAAGGCAATGGCCAGCAGGCCTGCTGGCCCTTCGTCGTGGCGATCAGGTCTTGGCGGACCTCCAGTTCCACGTGGGGAATCCGCCGTTGCCCTCCATGCACCGGCGTGAAACTGTGCACGGCCACCAGCACGCCGGGCTGACCCTGCCGGGATCGCCCATCAAGCTCGGCGGCGATGCGGCGGTGGCAGGGCTCGAACAGCGCCTCAGGCCCTCGCCGACGCACGTCCGAAGAGAGGGTGCGATTGGAGGGGATCAGGGCATTTTCGCTGCGCACCACGATCGAATCAGGGGCCCAGGGCGGATGGTTCACGTCGATCACCAGCCGTGAGTAGTTGTGGAGGATCAGGACGGCATCCAGCCGAGCCGAGAGGCGCTCCGCCAGAGCCGCCACACCCAGATCCCAGGCCCCATGGGTCTCGAGCACCTCATCGCTGAGCTGAAGCTTGGCCAGAGAGCGGGGAATGGAGCGGCCGGCGTGGTCGGCGGTGAGCAGCACGGCGGAGCGACCGCCGGAGCCGACGATCCGGAAACGGCATGGCAGGCGGGTGCGGGGGCATGCAGCCAGATCTCGAGAATAAGATCTGGCTGTGGGACAGTGACCATCCATTCCCCCATGCTCGTGCCAAACGACAGCAAGTCCATCAAGTCGGTGATCGCTGGCCTGCTGGTCCTGGTCGGCGCGATCGGAGGCCTGGCCCTGCTGGTCTGGTTCACGGTCGTGCTGCTCGACCTCAAACACCTGAACACCTCCGGTTTCACCCTGCCCTGAGGAGCGCCCTCACGCGGGCCGCGCAGGGAAACGGCTGCTGAATCCGAGCAGGTCGAAGCCCGTGACCAGAACACCGATGCCCATCAGGAGACCAATCACCGAGAGCAGAGCGGGCCTGCACGATGCCCTGTGATCGAGGGGAGGGGCGGCGCATGATCAGACACCGTCCTGGCTTGCCGAATTAACGTGCGAAAAAGCAAGAATCCTGCGTTGCTGCGGCATCCCTATCTCAGGTCAAAGCACGGGCTTCGCCTGCAGATTCACCTGGGCCCTTGCAGAGGACGCCGCGTGCGAAGGGTCCTTGACCGAGGGCAAGGCTGAAGGGGCCACGGCACAGCAGAGCAGCCTGCAGGTCGTACGGGATGAAGCTGCGACGGCAGCTGCCTGCCGCGCCCCACGGAAGCCAAGACCCCGACGGCAGGCAGCCGGGACCCATCGGCGCGATCCTGGTTGGAGCACAACGACACCACCTCTGCGATGGGCCTTCCCTCAGATCAGCCACTGAACCCCTCCTCAGGGGAGCCCCAGCGCCGCAGCGGGCGGTACCGCTACCACGGTGGCAAGCCTGCCGATCCCAACGAGGGTGTGCATCCTGAAATGGTCGACGCCGACGCATCCCAGCAACCGACTGCCGGCATCCCGGGCAGCCCCGATGAACTGATCGCCATGCAGGCCAGGTCCGAGCGTCTGGAGAAGCCCGAACAGGAGCCGAGTGCCAAGGTCCAGGAGGTGCTGGATCT
Coding sequences within it:
- a CDS encoding transglutaminase family protein; the protein is MTIPARYSTGYLSDIAVRPPHSAMDFSAWFEAYLDDGWSVFDPRSNPPRIGRILIARGRDAADGAFPTTFGSSTLESFQVWAT
- a CDS encoding DUF3050 domain-containing protein, yielding MNPADSDLQDHPLAGAITDLPALRLFIEHHVFAVWDFLLLAKALQRQLASRSRFAPLPGSGPSPRSDAAVAVIDRIVAEEECDQAPANPLGASHLSHLEIYLLAMREVGACTAPIEQLLSRLRGVEAWTLSPAELAAALEGLPIPQPSRRFMTFTFEVIGCGEVLPMAAAFTYGRELLVPSLFQALLERALIAPQRAPSLHWYLMRHVAMDGDDHGPTALAMLSELCGGCSSRLQATQAMARRAVLARRQFWDDIHRALAPVPLPLGSSLATARPAIRRANAA
- a CDS encoding N-formylglutamate amidohydrolase, with product MLLTADHAGRSIPRSLAKLQLSDEVLETHGAWDLGVAALAERLSARLDAVLILHNYSRLVIDVNHPPWAPDSIVVRSENALIPSNRTLSSDVRRRGPEALFEPCHRRIAAELDGRSRQGQPGVLVAVHSFTPVHGGQRRIPHVELEVRQDLIATTKGQQACWPLPSAAG
- a CDS encoding nuclear transport factor 2 family protein; protein product: MAENAWNSRDPAKIALAYSEDSVWRNRSEFIQGRQEIEAFLKRKWARELDYRLIKEVWAWHDNRIAVRFQYEFHDDSGNWFRAHGNENWEFDDQGLMRRREASINDVPIRETDRLFLWPQGPRPDDHPGLTDLGL
- a CDS encoding peptidase — its product is MTYCVAVLLQAGMVFGSDSRTNAGLDNFATFCKMTVFERSGDRVLVLLSSGSLAGTQAVISLLRQRADDSNGGDTLWTARTMFDVMLLVSDVVRKVQQRDAAYLEASGSGFNASFLVGGQIKGEAPRLFRMYAEGNFIEASADTPFLQTGEAKYGKPIIDRVIHADTSLADAAKCVLVSFDSTMRSNLSVGMPIDLIAYERDSLAITHRRRFGDGDAEFAELSSAWGVGVRQVFRDLQDVNWQEENHSAFAAPE
- a CDS encoding class I SAM-dependent methyltransferase, with the translated sequence MKSTVTEDQAPLDYDQDQVAQQYQEAKQQLWRSRIEEPSLMRLIGDLRGKRVIDAACGEGYFTRRLRKAGAAEVVGFDVSERMIELARSQEAHDPLGIAYRVEDARTVVPQQSFDLVVSAWLLVHAQTREELQEFCDGIASRLRPGGRFVTLTTNPDVYFFRPRPDYRKYGFEMTLAEHVKGGAPIRFTMHLEKADLEIVNYYLPLTDYREAFRRAGFRDFQLHPLHLAPDRDDRADWEDFLKNPIMILFDCVKAE